The following proteins are encoded in a genomic region of Ptychodera flava strain L36383 chromosome 23 unlocalized genomic scaffold, AS_Pfla_20210202 Scaffold_24__1_contigs__length_23054250_pilon, whole genome shotgun sequence:
- the LOC139124714 gene encoding uncharacterized protein — translation MEPGIHKTAEVPITYGPNTINATVLFDEGSDISFITRDLVTKLDMKPQTSDVYGLKRFGDKTANARSFEMVTFALQTRDGPKSMSALIVPEKSISVKNKISRSVLNLPHIKGLKLAHPPSNAESFEILLLIGTDYYWDFIEDDIVRGPGPTAVLSKFGGYLLSGPTGIRSAPNADATTLHIATTTVEEEMKLQNYWDLETIGIRDQVNAKDTEVSEFELYRDTHLRVEDGKYVAKLPWKVDHPPLPTNYHITEKRTRAMVRRLTPDLLKVYNSILIDQQSRDFIEEVDDDDKTNGHYLPHRSVKKDSTTTPIRVVYDCSCRQSDSPSLNDCLQTGPPLLNDLSSILLRFRVHDIALSSDIEKAFLNVRLDENDRKFTKFLWLSDPSDPESPFKVYRFKTVLFGAVCSPFILNAVVKTHLESNNNTPIAADLKDNIYVDNVISGVNNTTEATKFYTDANSLMKSAGFNLRSWSSNNDEIRKLAAKDKTLETNTNVGVLGMRWLTDSDQLAYAKKKDVKKSDYLATKREVTQVTASLFDPLGYLSPVQVKAKTFIQDIWKRNLDWDEPLETDLANRWKHIVSDFNASTEIKIDRRYFAENTSADHELHVFADASCKAYGAAAYLRRGDQTSLVMAKTRVAPIKELSLPCLELMAALVGSRLLRFVYDALKDKVNITDRTLWSDNQCVIHWITRRDKKLPVFVANRVKEIRNVPCTIK, via the coding sequence ATGGAGCCAGGCATACACAAAACTGCCGAAGTTCCAATCACTTACGGTCCAAATACAATCAACGCTACGGTATTGTTCGATGAAGGCTCGGacatttccttcatcacacggGATCTAGTAACGAAGCTAGACATGAAGCCACAAACCTCGGACGTATACGGATTAAAGAGATTCGGTGACAAAACTGCTAACGCCAGATCGTTTGAAATGGTAACATTCGCACTTCAGACACGCGACGGTCCGAAGTCAATGAGCGCGCTAATCGTTCCGGAGAAATCAATCAgcgtgaaaaacaaaatttcacgtTCCGTATTGAATTTACCTCACATAAAGGGTTTAAAATTAGCGCACCCACCCTCTAACGCCGAATCATTCGAGATATTGCTATTAATCGGAACTGACTATTACTGGGACTTTATCGAAGATGACATTGTAAGGGGACCAGGCCCGACCGCCGTACTTTCTAAATTCGGTGGATACTTATTGTCGGGACCCACTGGTATACGAAGCGCGCCTAACGCCGACGCGACCACCTTACACATCGCTACGACTACTGTTGAAGAGGAAATGaaacttcaaaactactgggACTTGGAAACAATCGGAATAAGAGACCAAGTAAACGCAAAGGACACTGAGGTAAGCGAATTCGAATTATATCGTGATACGCATTTACGAGTTGAAGACGGAAAATACGTTGCTAAGTTACCATGGAAGGTCGACCACCCGCCATTGCCGACCAATTATCATATTACTGAGAAACGCACACGCGCTATGGTGCGTCGGTTAACGCCCGATTTATTGAAAGTATACAACAGCATCTTAATTGACCAACAGTCTCGCGACTTTATCGAGGAAGTCGACGACGATGATAAAACAAACGGACATTATCTTCCTCATCGCTCAGTAAAGAAAGACTCGACGACTACACCCATTCGTGTTGTATATGATTGCAGCTGCAGACAATCAGATTCACCTAGTCTAAATGACTGTTTACAGACTGGACCGCCACTTCTTAACGATCTCTCATCAATTCTACTCAGATTTCGAGTGCATGACATCGCGCTCAGCAGTGACATCGAGAAAGCATTTCTCAATGTACGTCTTGACGAAAATGACCggaaattcacaaaatttctcTGGTTATCTGACCCAAGCGACCCTGAGAGCCCGTTCAAAGTTTATCGTTTTAAAACCGTTCTCTTTGGCGCGGTCTGTTCACCCTTCATATTGAACGCAGTCGTCAAAACACACTTGGAGTCAAACAATAACACTCCAATCGCCGCTGATCTTAAAGATAATATCTATGTTGATAATGTCATCTCTGGTGTTAACAATACTACGGAAGCTACGAAATTCTACACTGACGCAAACTCTCTCATGAAATCCGCTGGATTTAACCTTCGCTCGTGGTCATCGAACAAtgatgaaatacgcaaattagccgctaaggACAAAACGCTGGAAACGAACACCAACGTGGGTGTTCTCGGAATGCGCTGGTTAACGGACTCTGATCAACTCGCTTACGCTAAGAAAAAGGATGTGAAGAAATCGGACTATCTCGCGACAAAGCGTGAAGTCACACAAGTAACCGCAAGTTTATTCGACCCCCTCGGATACCTTTCACCCGTTCAAGTGAAAGCAAAGACATTTATTCAAGACATATGGAAGAGAAATTTAGATTGGGACGAACCACTAGAAACCGACCTTGCAAATCGTTGGAAACACATAGTATCGGACTTCAACGCGAGCACCGAAATCAAGATCGACCGTCGTTATTTCGCCGAGAATACGAGCGCCGATCATGAACTACACGTATTCGCAGATGCCAGCTGTAAAGCTTACGGTGCAGCCGCATACCTTCGCCGCGGTGACCAAACGTCTTTGGTCATGGCAAAAACACGTGTCGCTCCAATCAAGGAATTATCACTGCCCTGCCTCGAACTTATGGCAGCGTTAGTCGGTTCTAGACTACTACGCTTCGTTTACGACGCCTTGAAAGACAAAGTCAATATCACAGACCGTACGCTGTGGTCGGACAATCAATGCGTTATACATTGGATAACACGAAGAGACAAGAAACTTCCGGTATTCGTTGCAAATCGAGTCaaagaaattagaaatgtgcCATGCACGATCAAataa
- the LOC139124715 gene encoding uncharacterized protein, whose translation MSSKKKAKPKSAQAEGMATPATTNLKRTRGVYRGIVTNQLKKAETTMSAFQGDPEQLFILEMILARVEETYEEIQKLDSSIITNAEDGDIDNISADLQEFNEETHEKIFRIKRFIGEKENKPIEATPSSTFRQARTPPVSAPHKTVSLPKLQLPTFSGDVHQWMTFYDSFKSMVDNDTALEPIQKFHYLRGQLKGEAANVVGGLSISDSNYQRAINALKKRYGQRHKIIHAHIDSLLTMPKPNYDRTSLRKFYDDIENHIRELENLDITVDKYAVMLERAIWIKLPKKIIAVFNEHYGDKSWEIDELREALWRHILYVDEETESTETPIATATFFANAETNAKGHQASKPKKLKTCAYCKGPHFHNDCTVVTDRSKRHEIVKRDKLCFNCLGKHKVGDCRSTGKCFRCGRKHHTSLCTTESSHATTGPSPNNQVTDTQTHATGNRGDDKPTHLLNLPRRLE comes from the coding sequence atgaGTTCAAAGAAGAAAGCTAAGCCGAAGTCAGCGCAAGCAGAGGGAATGGCAACTCCAGCTACGACCAACCTGAAGAGGACACGAGGAGTCTACCGCGGAATAGTGACGAACCAACTCAAGAAAGCCGAAACCACAATGTCTGCGTTTCAGGGCGACCCCGAACAACTGTTCATACTGGAGATGATACTGGCAAGAGTGGAGGAAACATACGAAGAGATACAAAAACTCGACAGTTCGATCATCACTAACGCCGAAGATGGAGACATCGACAACATATCTGCCGACCTCCAGGAATTCAACGAAGAGACACACGAGAAGATATTCAGAATCAAGCGTTTCATCGGAGAGAAGGAAAATAAACCCATCGAAGCAACCCCAAGTTCAACCTTCAGGCAAGCTCGCACACCGCCCGTCTCAGCACCTCACAAGACGGTAAGTCTACCAAAACTTCAACTACCTACGTTCAGTGGCGACGTTCATCAATGGATGACTTTCTACGATAGCTTCAAGTCCATGGTCGATAATGATACTGCGCTAGAACCCATTCAGAAATTTCATTATCTACGAGGTCAATTAAAGGGCGAAGCCGCGAACGTAGTCGGTGGTTTGAGTATTTCGGACTCTAATTACCAACGCGCCATTAATGCTCTTAAAAAGCGTTACGGACAAAGACACAAAATAATCCACGCGCACATAGATTCGCTATTAACTATGCCGAAGCCAAATTACGATCGCACAAGTCTGAGAAAATTCTACGATGATATAGAGAACCACATTCGCGAGCTAGAAAACCTCGacattactgttgacaaatacGCTGTTATGTTAGAAAGGGCAATCTGGATAAAACTACCGAAAAAGATAATCGCTGTATTCAACGAACATTACGGAGACAAAAGTTGGGAAATCGACGAACTTCGCGAAGCACTATGGAGACACATACTTTACGTGGATGAAGAAACCGAATCTACGGAAACGCCAATAGCTACCGCGACCTTCTTCGCGAACGCCGAGACGAACGCAAAAGGCCACCAAGCCTCGAAGCCGAAGAAGCTGAAAACTTGCGCGTACTGCAAGGGACCACACTTCCACAACGACTGTACTGTAGTAACCGATCGAAGCAAACGCCACGAAATCGTTAAAAGGGATAAATTGTGTTTCAACTGCCTCGGGAAACACAAAGTCGGAGATTGTAGATCGACAGGGAAATGCTTTCGCTGCGGAAGAAAGCATCACACCTCGCTGTGTACCACGGAATCGAGTCACGCTACGACGGGACCAAGTCCCAACAATCAAGTTACGGACACTCAAACGCACGCTACGGGAAATAGAGGCGACGACAAGCCTACTCATCTACTCAACCTGCCACGCAGATTGGAGTAA